The window ttaaaatgaaaatgtggAGCAAAAATTTGGAtcacatattctagatgtggccttacaagtgatttatagaggggtaacaatatgttgggatcagcttttgcagctgctgcttgacattgagtactgctgctcagcttatttgtagccagaatacccaagttcttcttctgttctgtagtcccgagtttacttccatttaatgtatatgtagctataggattactccatcctaggtgccttactctacatttatcaacattaaatcttatttgccaagtatctgcccattctgacatcttatccagacctttttgtaatattgtactatcaaggtcaggttttaatattctacatagtttggtgtcgtcaggaaAGACTGACAATTTACTATCAATCCCAAccacaaggttattaataaagtgattaaaaagaatcggttctAGCAAAGATCCCtgcagtaccccactgctgactatagcccaattagagaatgtaccatttatgactactcttttattcctatcttttagccaattccttacccatctgcttatagtttcccctagtccttgcttctggagctttaatataaggctattatgtggtacagtatcaaatttgTAGCATAGCGGACATGACATGCTGCTGACTGAATATCCGAATAATCAGGTCACGTTATATGGCAGATGTTGACATTTAGgatagctacttccaataggttCCTGTCTTCTTTTCTCTAAATATCATGAAATCATTAAATACCAGGAGCTGAAAAAATTAGACAGCAAAGGCTACAACACAAAGGGAAGTTAACATATTACTAATATTTACTACTGTAATACTTTCTGCATACCTAACTGCATAATAAGCTAATATTATTGAATGTGAACACTGTTTCTGTACTTCTCCTTTTGTTATCATTTTGCTTAAAGAAGTTTTCCACTTTCTTACCTTAATTACTGGTTTTGAAACAAATGCCTAAAGATAATGCCCCTAATTATCCCCTTATACCTTTTCTGCCAATTTTCCTGTTGTTTTATGTCGTTCTTCTTTACTTCCAATGCCCTGGCATAAGCACTTTTATCACAACCATCACTTCCTCTTAAGAATCCTCTGCTCCCTCatgtgtcacacagaacgcaaacgggtcacacgtaacacacactgaccatatggatgtgttccgtgtgacacgcatcggagagAGGCTATGTgtctattaaataaaaaaaaaaaactttactcaccttctcctgccctcctggctctgccgctgctgtcacttgctgccgaccgccactcattatggtcatttaatattcacttcactgtggccggaagcagcagcagcggggagtcggcaggatcggagaccgaagatcagaaccacggacagcaacgccagggacaggtgagtagaaaattcccgttctccatgtgttatcacagataacacacggagaacacatgtgagccataaacacggctcacggagggcaatacgcatctttgacacgtccgtgaaacacgtgcgtgattttcaagggcgtgtgaaagaagcctaaggcAATGTAAGTCTTTAGAATATAAGTCTGCAATGGCAAGGCCCTCTCCTTTCTGTACCAGTCTTTCATTGTTAGTTTgttttctatattttatatttgtattttgtgTGTAActtcttctcatgtacagcattATGGAATTAATGGTTCTCTAAAATGAAATAATAAATAACTTCTTTTTACATTCCTAATATTAGAAACATATTATATTATCCAgtttatattataaaaaaaagtaaaattattaatgcttaatttatttatttttatttacattgtaaTTTAAAATATTAATTGTTATTATTTGTCATCTTACAGAAAGGTCTTGGCTGTGATTCCCGCATTGCAGTCATGGCACCAAAAAAGAAGAATGTTAAGAAAAACAAATCAGACATTAATGAGATGACTATCATCGTAGAAGACAGTCCACTAAGTAAACTCAATGGGCTCAGTGGCTTAATTGATGGGGGAAATGGCTTTAGTTACATCTCCACAGAGGTTTCTGACTCATCATATGGAACCAATCTCATGGAAGGGTTAAGCAGCATGAGACAAGAGAGTTTCCTTTGTGACCTCACCATTGGTACCAAAACAAAATCATTCATGGTCCACAAGGTCGTGATGGCATCCTGCAGTGAATACTTCCACAACATTCTGAAGAAGGATTCATCCACTCAGCGAGTCGATCTTAATGATTTATCTCCTCTCGGTCTAGCTACAGTAATAACCTATGCCTACACTGGTAAAATTACTCTGTCTTTGTATACCATCGGTAGTACCATATCTTCAGCCTCCTACCTTCAGATAAACAGCCTTGTAAATATGTGCTGTGACTTTTTATTGCAAGAGATTAATGTTGAAAACTGCATGTATGTCGCTAATATTGCAGAAACCTATGCACTTAAAAGTACAAAAGAAGCAGCACAAAAATTCATCAGGGACAATTTTATTGAGTTCTCCGAAACCGATCAGTTCCTAAAACTAACATATGATCAAATAAATGAACTTCTAATAGATGATGAGCTGCAACTACCATCTGAAATTGTTGCCTTCCAGATTGCAATGAAATGGCTAGATCATGATGAAAAAAGAATAAAGTATGCATCCGGTCTTTTAGGAAATATTAGATATGGCACTATCTCAGCTCAAGACTTGGTTAACTATGTCCAATCAGTGCCAAGAATGATGCAAGATACAGATTGTCATAGGCTTTTGGTTGAAGCCATGAATTATCATCTGCTTCCATATCATCAAAACACCTTACAATCAAGAAGAACAAAAATTCGTGGAGGAACAAGGGTTCTTGTAACTGTAGGAGGCCGACCAGCGTTGACCGAAAAGTCTCTTAGCAGGGAGATCTTGTACAGGGATCCTGAGAATGGATGGAAAAGGCTTACAGAGCTTCCTGCCAAGAGTTTTAACCAATGTGTCACAGTGATGGATGGCTTTCTCTACATTGCTGGTGGTGAAGACCAGAATGATGCTAGGAACCAAGCAAAGCATGCAGTCAGCAATTTCTGCAGGTAATTGTAGATTCAAAATCTAAAAAGTAACCTAGCACTTTAGTACATTTTGAATGtagatatatataaatttatttattgGACACATAAATCCTTAAGGGGGTTTTCCTCCATCTTTACCTGGCAATAGTGAAAGGATCATTATAAACTAAAGATGTcttccttaaaggagttgtccgacataaactcaaaaatcttTGGTAAGCTAatttgtgctgtattgtcatataaaacacccctacattgttgttttttgttttctaacttttgttcctcttgaattccccctttattctctgcagcaccttgtttacattcagcaaaagcaaactgaccacttcctgtgcaaaacctcagtcagagctgtcaccgcccagcctcagtgtccagcccctcctcagtgtccagcctcgccccctgcccgccccctgcacacacattccctgtcagtattcagcctcagcactgacctgttatcactacagaattgcaaataacagccccacatcaggctctgcaccacacaccacatcgggctctgcaccccacaccacatcgggctctgcaccccacaccacatcgggctctgcaccccacaccacatcgggctctgcaccacacaccacatcaggctctgcacaccacacgcacacatatggctctgcacaccacacacacacatatggctctgcaccacacacacgcacatatggttctgcaccacatacacgcacatcggactcagcaccgcacgcgcacatcggactctgcgccgcacacgcacatcgggctctgcaccacacacgcacatcaggctctgcaccgcacatgcacatcgggctctgcaccgcccacgcacatcgggctctgcacaccacacgcacatcgggctctgcacaccacacgcacatatggctctgcaccgcacacgcacatcgggctctgcaccgcacacgcacattgggctctgcaccgcacacgcacatcgggctctgcaccgcacacacacagggctctgcaccgcacacacacacacacatatggctctgtaccgcacgcggcgctctgcaccaacccccccacccccatccccatcgggaacacatgtagggagtacatactcacccgtcctcggtccccgccgctcctgcacattCGCGTgcagtctgt is drawn from Anomaloglossus baeobatrachus isolate aAnoBae1 chromosome 3, aAnoBae1.hap1, whole genome shotgun sequence and contains these coding sequences:
- the KLHL31 gene encoding kelch-like protein 31; amino-acid sequence: MAPKKKNVKKNKSDINEMTIIVEDSPLSKLNGLSGLIDGGNGFSYISTEVSDSSYGTNLMEGLSSMRQESFLCDLTIGTKTKSFMVHKVVMASCSEYFHNILKKDSSTQRVDLNDLSPLGLATVITYAYTGKITLSLYTIGSTISSASYLQINSLVNMCCDFLLQEINVENCMYVANIAETYALKSTKEAAQKFIRDNFIEFSETDQFLKLTYDQINELLIDDELQLPSEIVAFQIAMKWLDHDEKRIKYASGLLGNIRYGTISAQDLVNYVQSVPRMMQDTDCHRLLVEAMNYHLLPYHQNTLQSRRTKIRGGTRVLVTVGGRPALTEKSLSREILYRDPENGWKRLTELPAKSFNQCVTVMDGFLYIAGGEDQNDARNQAKHAVSNFCRYDPRFNTWIHLANMSQKRTHFSLNVFSGLLFAIGGRNSEGCLASVECYVPSTNQWQLKAPLEVARCCHSSSVIDGKILVVGGYINNAYSRSVCMYDPCNDIWQDKAALSTPRGWHCSVTLGDRVYVMGGSQLGGRGERVDVLPVECFNPHTGQWSYVAPLQNGVSTAGASALNGKIYLAGGWNEVEKKYKKCIQTYNPDLNEWTEEDELPEATVGVSCCTITMPNFKTRESRASSVSSVPVSI